The DNA segment TGGGGTTGGCCGGGGCGTGCTGGGCGACCCAGGCGCAGCTCGCCGTCTCGCGGGCGCCTCGCAGCACCGAGCAGCCGTCCCACTCGCGCACGTCCCAGCCGTAGGCCGAGGTGAAGGCGTCGTACGCCTCGGCGGGCAGGCCGTAGCGGTCGCGGGAGAGGGCCATCACCACGAGGTCGTGCTCGCGCAGGTCGGCGGAGAAGGTCTCCAGGTCCACCAGGACCGGGCCGTCCGGGCCGATGTGCACATTGCGGGGCAGCGCGTCCCCGTGGATCGGGCCGGGCGTCAGACGGGGGGTCAGCGCGGCGGCGGCCGAGGCGAAGCCGTCGCGGCGGGCGCGCAGACAGGCCGCGTCCTCGGGGTCGATCGCGTCACCCGCGAGCCGCAGCCAGCGCTCCACCCCGCCCAGCAGCTCGCGGGGCGGCAGCGGCACCGGGGGAGCGGGCAGCGCGTGCACCAGCCGCAGCAGCTCGGCCAGGTCGCGGGGTTCGGCGGGGCGCACGGCGTCGGGCAGCCGGTGCCAGACGGTCACCGGGTGGCCGTCGACCAGCAGCGGTTCGGGCTCGGCCGCGCGCACGGCGGGGACCCCGGACTCGGCCAGCCAGCCGGCCACGGCCAGCTCGCGGCGGGCCCGGTCGAGCAGTTCGGCGTCCCGGCCGACCTTCACGACCAGATCCCCGGCGGCGAACACGGCGTTCTCGCCCAGGGCGAGGAGGCGCGCGTCCGTCACCGGGGGCAGCACCTTCGCCCCGGCCAGTACCGCCCGCGCCCGTGCCTCGTCCATCGTCCGCCTCCGTGTCGTGTGCCGTGTCCCGGCCAGTCTCGCATTCGCACAGGTCGGACGGTGTGCGGTCCCTTGACGGAGCGCGCTGCGTTCACGACCATGAACACGCCAACCAGGCCAGGCAAAGGGGCTGATTCCATGACAACGCCGGTGACATCGCCGGTCGAGGCGCGGCGCCCGCCCGTGCGCACCGGCGGCCGCGACCACGCCGTCTGGTTCCTGGTGCTGCCCGCCCTGATCCCGATCCTCGTGCTCAGCGTGGGCCCGCTGCTCTACGGCGTCCTGCTGTCCTTCACCGACGCCCAGTCCGGCCGCACCGCCCCGACCCGCTGGATCGGCGCGCTGAACTTCCAGGACCTGCTGCACGACACCCTGTTCTGGGAGTCGTTCCGGATCGGCCTGCTGTGGGCGATCGGCGTGACCGTCCCCCAGTTCCTGCTGGCGCTCGGCCTCGCCCTGCTGCTCGACCAGGACCTGAGACTGCGCTGGCTCGCCCGCGCCCTCGCCATCGTGCCCTGGGCCATGCCC comes from the Streptomyces seoulensis genome and includes:
- a CDS encoding phosphotransferase enzyme family protein is translated as MDEARARAVLAGAKVLPPVTDARLLALGENAVFAAGDLVVKVGRDAELLDRARRELAVAGWLAESGVPAVRAAEPEPLLVDGHPVTVWHRLPDAVRPAEPRDLAELLRLVHALPAPPVPLPPRELLGGVERWLRLAGDAIDPEDAACLRARRDGFASAAAALTPRLTPGPIHGDALPRNVHIGPDGPVLVDLETFSADLREHDLVVMALSRDRYGLPAEAYDAFTSAYGWDVREWDGCSVLRGARETASCAWVAQHAPANPKALAEFERRVASLRDGDESVRWYPF